A part of Desulfobacter sp. genomic DNA contains:
- a CDS encoding DNA topoisomerase I, giving the protein MESVQENGTTPEDVRSHLDEILTREIVAFIDVDSDSAMMSFNLATISCVTIIVEREREIKQYADFPPERYTVDSFTSELVDIGLDNDDYLKSAITASLNSGYISQTNGELRAEMAAFMMAGLLDSMFPGMQGMNLIAFVLQMNDEVNSGRKTLELAKQSFASSLKTRGVAVSQDRAEQRASEMAEGVQQTVTARSREISTQLKKENLNRLSRLIRTRKKKTGEYRERVKVQDVFDKGPTKEEIEAEKQEIRHAEEVARKAADLARQLAEKDEKIKEAEEAAADLARQLKALDEMEKTLESVREEAREAKAKAAELEAREALMAEKEARLKALEEEIRLKEEEARRAESARTEGGKDPGDEDDIESRIAAFEMELAMPCPLCAEGKIEEKTTEKGKVFFSCSRKDCRFVSWDKPYHFECPLCKNPFLTEMDSPTGEKGLKCPRAACSYTQNNLLDPKQNMAAAADAAAPKKKKKKIVRRRKRR; this is encoded by the coding sequence ATGGAATCGGTTCAGGAAAACGGCACCACCCCGGAAGATGTCAGAAGCCATCTGGATGAAATCCTTACCAGGGAAATTGTCGCATTCATTGATGTGGATTCCGATTCGGCCATGATGTCCTTTAATCTGGCCACCATTTCATGTGTTACCATTATTGTGGAGCGGGAACGGGAGATAAAACAGTATGCGGATTTTCCCCCTGAGCGTTACACCGTGGACAGTTTTACTTCTGAGCTGGTGGATATCGGCCTGGATAATGATGATTATCTGAAAAGCGCCATTACCGCCTCCCTGAACAGTGGCTATATCAGCCAAACCAATGGCGAACTCAGGGCTGAAATGGCCGCTTTCATGATGGCCGGCCTTCTGGATTCCATGTTCCCGGGGATGCAGGGCATGAATCTCATTGCCTTTGTCCTCCAGATGAACGACGAGGTGAACTCCGGAAGAAAGACATTGGAACTGGCCAAGCAGAGCTTTGCCAGTTCATTGAAAACCCGAGGCGTTGCCGTATCCCAGGACCGGGCCGAACAGCGGGCCAGCGAAATGGCTGAGGGGGTCCAGCAGACCGTTACGGCCAGGTCCAGAGAAATTTCCACTCAGTTGAAAAAAGAGAACCTTAACCGCCTCTCACGGCTGATCCGGACCCGGAAAAAGAAAACCGGAGAATACCGGGAGCGGGTCAAGGTCCAGGATGTGTTCGACAAGGGGCCGACCAAAGAGGAAATTGAGGCGGAAAAGCAGGAAATCCGCCATGCCGAAGAGGTGGCCAGAAAGGCTGCAGACCTTGCCCGGCAACTGGCCGAAAAGGATGAGAAAATAAAAGAGGCCGAAGAGGCTGCAGCAGACCTTGCCCGCCAGCTCAAGGCCCTGGACGAGATGGAGAAAACCCTGGAATCTGTAAGGGAAGAGGCCAGGGAGGCAAAAGCAAAGGCCGCCGAACTGGAGGCCAGGGAAGCGCTGATGGCTGAAAAAGAGGCCCGGCTCAAGGCGCTGGAAGAGGAGATCCGTCTCAAAGAAGAGGAAGCCCGCAGGGCGGAAAGCGCCCGGACTGAGGGTGGCAAAGATCCCGGGGACGAGGATGATATCGAATCCCGTATCGCTGCATTTGAAATGGAACTGGCCATGCCCTGTCCCCTGTGCGCCGAAGGCAAAATAGAAGAAAAGACCACAGAAAAGGGAAAAGTCTTTTTTTCATGCAGCCGGAAGGACTGCCGGTTTGTGTCCTGGGATAAACCGTATCATTTTGAATGTCCGCTGTGCAAAAATCCTTTTTTAACTGAAATGGATAGCCCGACAGGGGAAAAAGGATTGAAGTGCCCCCGGGCAGCCTGTTCCTATACCCAAAACAACCTTCTTGACCCCAAACAAAATATGGCGGCAGCAGCGGATGCGGCCGCACCCAAAAAAAAGAAAAAGAAAATTGTAAGGAGACGAAAGAGGCGGTAA
- the mqnE gene encoding aminofutalosine synthase MqnE has protein sequence MEIPFMDDRLGRIFAKVRQGSRLSKEDGICIYDTPDLQGLGRIADHVRQARHGKKAFYVYNQHLNYTNICKNRCKFCAYAKDRGEDGSYIWPIAEIEKRLLERIDEPVSELHIVGGLNEELTFEYFIDLLKTVKRIRPGAAVKAFTCVEIDYLSNLSGLSLEDTVARLKDAGLDMMPGGGAEVLNTRIHDALFPKKIGHQRWLEIVKTVHRAGIKTNATMLYGHIETMEERVEHLMKLREIQDETGGFSAFIPLAFHSQNTQLEELPPTTAVDDLKNIAAARLMLDNFDHIKAYWVMIGESLAQVALNFGADDLDGTIIEERITHTAGAKSAKGLARDEMVHMIRAAGFEPVQRDSFYNPVAANS, from the coding sequence ATGGAAATTCCTTTTATGGACGACCGGCTTGGGCGTATTTTCGCCAAGGTGCGGCAGGGTTCCCGTCTTTCCAAGGAAGACGGGATTTGTATTTATGATACCCCGGACCTCCAGGGGCTGGGAAGGATAGCCGACCATGTGCGGCAGGCCCGGCACGGCAAAAAAGCCTTTTATGTTTATAACCAGCACCTGAATTACACCAATATCTGTAAAAACAGGTGTAAGTTTTGTGCCTATGCCAAGGACAGGGGGGAAGACGGATCCTATATCTGGCCCATTGCCGAGATTGAAAAGCGACTTTTGGAACGGATTGACGAGCCCGTGTCCGAGCTTCACATCGTCGGCGGCCTCAATGAAGAGCTTACCTTTGAGTATTTCATCGACTTGCTAAAAACGGTGAAGCGGATCCGGCCGGGGGCGGCCGTCAAAGCATTTACCTGCGTGGAGATAGATTATCTGTCCAATCTGTCGGGGCTGAGCCTTGAAGATACCGTGGCGCGGCTAAAGGACGCCGGCCTGGACATGATGCCAGGCGGAGGGGCTGAGGTGCTGAACACCAGAATCCATGATGCGCTGTTTCCTAAGAAAATCGGCCACCAGCGGTGGCTTGAAATCGTCAAAACCGTTCATCGGGCCGGAATAAAGACCAATGCCACCATGCTCTACGGCCACATAGAGACCATGGAGGAACGGGTGGAACACCTGATGAAGCTTCGGGAGATCCAGGACGAGACCGGCGGGTTTTCCGCCTTTATTCCCCTGGCCTTCCACTCACAGAATACCCAGCTTGAGGAATTGCCCCCGACAACGGCGGTGGACGATCTGAAGAATATTGCGGCAGCCCGGCTGATGCTGGACAACTTTGACCATATCAAGGCCTATTGGGTGATGATCGGCGAGTCCCTGGCCCAGGTGGCCCTGAATTTCGGAGCCGATGATCTGGACGGGACCATCATCGAGGAGCGGATTACCCATACGGCAGGGGCCAAGTCCGCCAAGGGGCTGGCCCGGGATGAGATGGTGCACATGATCCGGGCAGCCGGATTTGAGCCGGTGCAACGGGATTCCTTTTACAATCCGGTTGCCGCCAATTCATAA
- the mqnC gene encoding dehypoxanthine futalosine cyclase codes for MKHIIENIQADRRISGEEALELLRHADLLTLGGLANARRFRLHPEKRVTFVVDRNINYTNVCVSGCRFCAFYATPGSGKGYILSQEELGAKIQETLDLGGTQILLQGGMHPDLGIEFYEGMLRFIKGNYPIHIHGFSPPEIDFIAHKSGLTVEATIARLKAAGLASIPGGGAEILCDDIRHKASPNKCGADAWLEVMRKAHKAGMRSSATMMFGHLEEDIHLIEHMEKIRSLQDETGGFTAFIPWTFQPTNTKIHVRKKTSAEYLKVLALSRVFLDNIENVQASWVTQGDKIAQAALFFGANDMGSTMIEENVVASAGVDFMLPESELRRLIETAGFEPRQRDCYYNLL; via the coding sequence ATGAAACATATTATTGAAAATATCCAGGCAGACCGGCGCATCAGCGGCGAAGAGGCCCTTGAACTCCTACGCCATGCCGATCTATTGACCCTGGGCGGGCTTGCCAACGCCCGACGGTTCCGACTCCATCCGGAAAAGCGGGTCACCTTTGTGGTGGACCGGAATATAAACTATACCAATGTGTGCGTGTCCGGATGCAGATTCTGCGCCTTTTATGCCACCCCCGGTTCTGGAAAGGGATATATTCTTTCCCAGGAGGAACTGGGGGCCAAAATTCAGGAAACCCTGGACCTCGGCGGTACCCAGATCCTGCTTCAGGGGGGGATGCACCCGGACCTGGGCATTGAGTTTTACGAGGGGATGCTCAGGTTCATCAAAGGGAATTATCCCATCCACATTCACGGGTTCTCTCCACCGGAAATTGATTTTATTGCCCATAAATCAGGACTGACCGTTGAAGCCACCATCGCCCGCCTCAAGGCGGCGGGGCTTGCCTCCATTCCCGGGGGCGGGGCGGAAATTCTCTGCGACGACATCCGGCATAAGGCGTCTCCCAACAAATGCGGGGCCGATGCCTGGCTTGAGGTCATGCGCAAAGCCCACAAGGCTGGTATGCGGTCTTCGGCCACCATGATGTTCGGCCACCTGGAAGAAGATATCCATCTCATAGAGCATATGGAAAAAATCCGCTCCCTCCAGGATGAAACAGGCGGATTCACCGCCTTTATTCCCTGGACCTTCCAGCCCACCAACACTAAGATCCATGTGAGGAAAAAAACAAGTGCCGAATATCTAAAAGTCCTGGCACTGAGCCGGGTTTTTCTGGACAATATTGAGAATGTCCAGGCCTCCTGGGTGACCCAGGGGGACAAGATCGCCCAGGCCGCCCTGTTTTTCGGTGCCAATGATATGGGGTCCACCATGATCGAAGAAAACGTGGTGGCCTCGGCAGGGGTGGATTTCATGCTGCCTGAAAGCGAACTGCGCCGCCTCATTGAAACCGCAGGGTTTGAGCCCCGGCAGCGTGATTGCTACTACAACCTGCTATGA
- a CDS encoding amidohydrolase family protein: protein MIENGYIETENGKIKSVSRVKPRGTVTDLGPGVILPALVNAHTHLELSALHGAVPFDRGFAVWVQELLARREAIGTERLREAAAAEAERLPIMGTGVVGEISTLGITRDILRNLGLSGVWFQEILGGMDISDGLEKSPDLSYSMAGHAPHTTGPDRLCRLKKITQASGLVFSIHLAESRTESEFLDTGAGAWADFLAARGIDTGDWPLGNTTPVWYLNRLGILGPGTLAVHLLRADARDMEILARTGTRVCICPRSNENLHRRLPDIGLMLEKGIEPALGTDSLASCDSLNLFDEMAFIRRKYPDLRPEILFSMATVYGARALGVGQNWGELSPGKPACFLYANLSVSGQNQIFERLTANEI, encoded by the coding sequence GTGATTGAAAACGGATATATTGAAACCGAAAATGGAAAGATTAAATCCGTTTCCAGGGTAAAACCCAGGGGGACGGTGACGGATCTGGGACCGGGCGTCATACTGCCGGCACTGGTCAATGCCCATACCCACCTGGAATTGTCCGCGCTCCACGGCGCTGTCCCCTTTGACCGGGGATTTGCGGTATGGGTGCAGGAATTGCTCGCCAGGCGGGAAGCCATTGGAACGGAGCGCCTTCGGGAGGCTGCCGCCGCCGAAGCTGAACGCCTTCCAATCATGGGCACAGGGGTGGTCGGTGAAATTTCCACCCTTGGTATTACCCGGGACATCCTCAGGAACCTGGGGCTTTCCGGGGTCTGGTTCCAGGAAATTTTAGGGGGAATGGATATCAGTGACGGCCTTGAAAAATCACCGGACCTTTCCTATTCCATGGCCGGACATGCCCCGCATACCACAGGGCCGGACAGGCTTTGCCGGCTGAAAAAGATCACCCAAGCCAGCGGCCTTGTCTTTTCCATCCACCTGGCTGAATCCCGGACGGAATCGGAGTTTCTGGATACAGGCGCCGGCGCCTGGGCCGATTTTCTGGCCGCCAGGGGCATTGATACCGGGGACTGGCCTCTGGGCAACACCACCCCGGTCTGGTATTTGAACCGCCTGGGCATTTTAGGGCCCGGGACCCTGGCTGTCCATCTGCTCCGGGCCGATGCCCGGGACATGGAGATTCTGGCCCGGACCGGCACGCGGGTTTGTATCTGCCCCAGGAGCAACGAAAACCTCCACCGGCGCCTGCCCGATATTGGCCTCATGCTTGAAAAGGGGATTGAACCGGCCCTGGGAACGGACAGCCTGGCCTCCTGCGATTCCTTGAATCTGTTTGATGAAATGGCCTTTATCCGGCGCAAATATCCGGACCTCCGGCCCGAAATACTATTTTCAATGGCTACGGTATACGGGGCCAGGGCCTTGGGCGTTGGGCAGAATTGGGGAGAGCTCTCCCCTGGGAAGCCTGCCTGTTTTTTATATGCAAACCTATCTGTATCCGGCCAAAATCAAATTTTTGAAAGACTGACCGCCAATGAAATCTAA
- a CDS encoding menaquinone biosynthesis protein, translating to MKSNVLMGKISYINASPVYYGLDHGMLPKWLKLVPDVPTALNASIKKGEIDISPISAAFYAMNHEDLLVLPDLSISCNGDVLSVICASNYPLDELSGKQVMFSNESATSSSLLKMIFSRRGITPRFRVGSVTAIDQVPADVDAIMVIGDTALTQPWERRFKNRFDLGRVWHEMTGLPFVFALWVVRKSFAEKYPDMTAAAHNLLLSSMAMGYKNLDTVIRAGQKKLCLSSDLIKLYYELLICDLDRSKVRAMGVFFDSLHDQGILARKAEIKFFTP from the coding sequence ATGAAATCTAATGTATTAATGGGAAAAATTTCCTATATCAACGCCTCTCCGGTCTATTACGGCCTGGACCACGGCATGCTTCCCAAATGGCTGAAACTGGTGCCTGATGTGCCCACGGCCCTGAATGCCAGTATCAAAAAGGGGGAGATAGATATCAGTCCGATATCGGCGGCCTTCTACGCCATGAACCACGAAGACCTCCTGGTGCTGCCGGATCTTTCCATTTCCTGCAACGGTGACGTGCTCAGCGTAATCTGCGCCAGCAATTATCCCCTGGACGAACTAAGCGGAAAACAGGTGATGTTTTCCAATGAGTCGGCCACCTCTTCCTCGCTGCTGAAAATGATTTTTTCCCGCAGGGGGATTACCCCCCGGTTCAGGGTCGGATCCGTGACCGCCATCGACCAGGTGCCGGCAGATGTGGACGCGATAATGGTCATCGGGGATACCGCCCTGACCCAGCCCTGGGAACGGCGTTTCAAAAACCGGTTTGACCTGGGGCGGGTCTGGCATGAGATGACGGGCCTGCCCTTTGTTTTTGCCCTCTGGGTGGTCAGAAAGTCCTTTGCAGAGAAATACCCGGATATGACGGCTGCGGCCCATAACCTGCTGCTTTCCTCCATGGCCATGGGATATAAGAATCTTGATACCGTTATCAGAGCCGGGCAGAAAAAGCTCTGCCTTTCCAGTGATTTGATCAAATTATATTATGAGTTGCTCATTTGTGACCTCGACAGGTCCAAGGTCAGGGCCATGGGAGTTTTCTTCGATTCTCTCCATGACCAAGGCATTTTGGCCCGTAAGGCTGAGATTAAGTTTTTTACCCCCTGA
- a CDS encoding TRAP transporter substrate-binding protein, with protein sequence MPDKKRPENRRREFIKCVGVGAAVGAAGVAGVLGGAPSKVAAAAGEKQVRTGNAIQWRMATAWPAGFPILGEGAENFSRWVGEMSGGRLNIRILGEDDALPPLTIFNAVSNGEIEMGNGASYFWAHKSPAMYFFSAVPFGLNAQALNTWLYSGGGMALWDEVYARFNLKPFPAGNTGMQMGGWFNRKINTMEDLKGLKMRIGGLGARVLERAGGKPVVVDGREIRNRLAGGLIHATEWAGPYHDLEMGLHKTARYYYYPGWQESGTGIEAMVNLDAWKSLPADLKAIVEAAASRCNTWMLAEYEERNSRALKTLVSRNGVQLRRFPKPVLQGLERIARTVVAEAGGADRLSRRVYASYRRFQSHAAGWQRTSEEMYQL encoded by the coding sequence ATGCCGGATAAGAAGAGGCCGGAAAACAGGAGGCGGGAGTTCATCAAATGCGTGGGGGTTGGTGCTGCCGTTGGAGCTGCCGGTGTCGCCGGCGTGCTGGGCGGTGCCCCGTCAAAAGTTGCTGCTGCAGCGGGAGAAAAGCAAGTCCGGACCGGGAACGCCATTCAATGGCGCATGGCAACCGCATGGCCCGCCGGCTTTCCCATACTGGGGGAGGGGGCTGAGAACTTTTCCCGCTGGGTGGGCGAGATGAGCGGCGGCAGGCTTAATATCCGGATCCTGGGCGAAGATGATGCCTTACCGCCGCTGACAATTTTTAATGCCGTAAGCAATGGTGAAATTGAAATGGGGAACGGCGCCTCGTATTTCTGGGCCCATAAATCACCGGCCATGTATTTCTTTTCTGCTGTCCCCTTTGGATTAAACGCCCAGGCCCTGAATACCTGGCTTTATTCCGGGGGCGGCATGGCTCTCTGGGACGAGGTCTATGCCCGGTTTAACCTGAAACCCTTTCCGGCGGGCAACACCGGTATGCAGATGGGGGGCTGGTTCAACCGGAAAATCAATACCATGGAAGACCTGAAGGGCCTGAAGATGAGGATTGGCGGCCTTGGCGCCAGGGTCCTTGAGCGGGCCGGGGGAAAGCCGGTTGTGGTCGACGGCCGGGAAATCCGAAACCGTTTGGCCGGGGGCCTCATCCATGCCACGGAATGGGCCGGCCCCTACCATGATCTGGAAATGGGGCTGCATAAGACCGCCAGATATTATTACTATCCGGGATGGCAGGAATCAGGTACGGGTATTGAAGCCATGGTGAACCTTGACGCCTGGAAAAGCCTGCCCGCTGATCTTAAAGCCATAGTGGAGGCCGCTGCGAGCCGATGCAATACCTGGATGCTGGCTGAATATGAGGAACGGAACTCCAGGGCCTTGAAAACTCTTGTTTCCCGCAACGGGGTCCAGCTTCGAAGGTTTCCAAAGCCGGTGCTTCAGGGGCTGGAGCGCATCGCCCGAACAGTGGTGGCCGAAGCCGGAGGCGCAGACCGCCTTAGCCGGCGTGTTTATGCGTCCTATCGACGGTTCCAAAGCCATGCCGCCGGCTGGCAACGCACCAGCGAAGAGATGTACCAGTTATAA
- a CDS encoding HAMP domain-containing histidine kinase, with translation MDTYFAPARRTDRRKIRNQIKDISKSPVMNAVLEVSSGILVVLNQDRQIVALNHVFLEELGLPDIEDVLGLRLGESLRCIHAFKEPSGCGTTEHCETCGAAIAMMSAIDDDIEKEQICALVSDRKGSISDICLKVRAKPITVDGNRWILFYAHDITQQQFWLNMDRVFFHDINNTLTALYGNAQMLQMTEPDNRDIAAICRSIERLVNEIGVQKEFSHHRDAAYTPVTLPVCMSQIKKELEGIISGHKASSGKRISSDWPKEDIILNTDHLLLARVLGNMVINALEATPPAGEIRIAVTLLDNTSVKWEIWNRSHIPAPVQKRIFQRYYSSKTGKGRGLGTYSMKLFGESYLKGKVAFTSSPEKGTTFTFTLPLEAGD, from the coding sequence GATTCTGGTGGTATTGAATCAGGACCGGCAGATCGTTGCGCTGAATCATGTTTTTTTGGAGGAACTCGGCCTGCCAGACATTGAAGATGTACTGGGATTGAGGCTCGGGGAAAGCCTGCGCTGTATCCATGCATTTAAAGAGCCGTCGGGCTGCGGCACCACAGAGCACTGCGAAACATGCGGTGCGGCGATTGCCATGATGTCGGCCATTGACGACGACATCGAAAAGGAACAGATCTGCGCTCTTGTATCCGACCGGAAAGGGAGTATTTCAGATATCTGCCTCAAGGTACGTGCCAAACCCATCACAGTTGACGGGAACCGCTGGATTCTATTTTACGCCCACGATATAACCCAGCAGCAATTTTGGCTGAATATGGATCGCGTCTTTTTTCATGATATCAACAATACCCTGACCGCCCTTTACGGCAATGCCCAGATGCTGCAGATGACCGAACCGGATAACCGGGATATCGCCGCCATTTGCAGAAGCATCGAACGGCTGGTAAATGAAATTGGCGTTCAAAAAGAGTTTTCCCACCACAGGGATGCCGCATACACACCGGTTACACTTCCTGTCTGCATGAGCCAGATCAAAAAGGAACTGGAAGGAATCATCAGCGGCCACAAAGCCTCTTCCGGCAAAAGGATTTCATCCGACTGGCCCAAAGAGGATATCATCCTGAACACGGATCACCTCCTCCTGGCGCGGGTACTCGGCAACATGGTGATCAATGCCCTGGAGGCCACACCGCCGGCGGGAGAGATCCGCATCGCCGTCACCCTCCTGGACAATACCTCAGTAAAATGGGAAATCTGGAACCGGTCACACATCCCGGCTCCGGTGCAAAAACGGATATTCCAACGGTATTACAGTTCCAAGACAGGAAAGGGCCGTGGGCTTGGCACCTATTCAATGAAATTATTCGGTGAATCCTATTTAAAAGGTAAGGTTGCCTTTACCTCCTCTCCGGAAAAGGGCACCACCTTTACCTTTACCCTTCCCTTGGAGGCCGGTGACTGA